Proteins encoded by one window of Fibrobacter succinogenes:
- a CDS encoding BrnT family toxin — MQIEFAWDEKKNAINQKKHDVSFEEAKTCFEDEYARVFFDVEHSAQEDRSILIGLSSCLRTLVVIFTEWNGLNPDVLVNRIISARKATKKEFQYYWNARKGDCL, encoded by the coding sequence ATGCAAATAGAATTCGCGTGGGATGAAAAGAAAAATGCGATTAATCAAAAGAAGCATGATGTTTCGTTTGAGGAGGCTAAAACTTGCTTTGAAGATGAATATGCGAGGGTGTTCTTTGATGTGGAGCATTCAGCTCAGGAAGATAGGTCTATTCTTATTGGGTTGTCGTCTTGTTTAAGAACACTAGTTGTCATCTTTACTGAATGGAATGGCTTGAATCCCGATGTGTTGGTGAATCGTATAATCAGTGCCCGGAAAGCAACGAAAAAGGAATTTCAATATTATTGGAACGCGAGAAAAGGAGATTGCTTATG